One window of Desulfarculus baarsii DSM 2075 genomic DNA carries:
- a CDS encoding DUF362 domain-containing protein, whose translation MSKHVVAVKKYQAPFDSVRETVELCDGLAKLPKGAKVVIKPNIVFWTTAVPFPKWGVITTSRVIEDIVKMLKDHGASEITIVEGSVTMNPKESAPTSEHAFESLGYNELGRRYGVKAHSIFARPFEKVDLGDGVVLNFNTDIINCDFVVDIPVMKTHAQTLVSLGIKNLKGTIDVVSRRACHSPDPQKDLHFWVARLSDKMPPLLNLIDGLYTAERGPSFDGRMHRSDLLVASTDIFSADKVGSTLLGHQPAEVPHLVHYAKNHGRPLDLSDVEVVGESDLSALAKPHEAVFPYTADGSLPLPMAKMGVTGLSYKKYDTTMCTYCSGINGIVLSSIAMAWKGQPWDDVEVLTGKTMEPTPGKKHTILLGKCIYQAHKDNPNIQHMVAIKSCPPKPEQIVEALHSVGVNVDENIFKNANKMPGFFMNRYKDKPEFEEAHFQVK comes from the coding sequence ATGAGCAAGCACGTTGTGGCCGTGAAAAAATACCAGGCGCCTTTTGATTCTGTGCGCGAAACCGTGGAGTTGTGCGACGGTCTGGCCAAGCTGCCCAAGGGCGCCAAGGTGGTCATCAAGCCCAATATCGTCTTCTGGACCACCGCCGTGCCCTTTCCCAAATGGGGCGTGATCACCACCAGCCGGGTCATCGAGGACATCGTCAAGATGCTCAAGGATCACGGGGCCAGCGAGATCACCATCGTCGAGGGCTCGGTGACCATGAACCCCAAGGAGTCGGCGCCCACCTCCGAACACGCCTTCGAGAGCCTGGGCTACAACGAGCTGGGCCGGCGCTACGGCGTCAAGGCCCATTCCATCTTCGCCCGGCCCTTCGAGAAGGTCGACCTGGGCGATGGCGTGGTGCTCAACTTCAACACCGACATCATCAACTGTGACTTTGTCGTCGACATCCCCGTCATGAAGACCCACGCCCAGACCCTGGTCAGCCTGGGCATCAAGAACCTCAAAGGCACCATCGACGTGGTCTCGCGCCGAGCCTGTCACAGCCCCGATCCCCAAAAAGACCTGCATTTCTGGGTGGCCCGCCTGTCCGACAAGATGCCGCCCCTGCTCAACCTGATCGACGGCCTCTACACCGCCGAGCGCGGTCCGTCCTTTGATGGCCGCATGCATCGCAGCGACCTGCTGGTGGCCTCCACCGACATCTTCAGCGCCGATAAAGTGGGCAGCACCCTCCTGGGCCACCAGCCGGCCGAGGTGCCCCACCTGGTCCACTACGCCAAGAACCACGGCCGGCCGCTGGATCTGTCCGACGTGGAGGTGGTGGGCGAAAGCGATCTGAGCGCCCTGGCCAAGCCCCACGAGGCCGTTTTCCCCTACACCGCCGATGGCTCGCTGCCCCTGCCCATGGCCAAGATGGGCGTCACGGGCCTATCGTACAAAAAATACGACACGACCATGTGCACCTATTGCTCGGGCATCAACGGCATCGTGCTTTCCTCGATCGCCATGGCCTGGAAGGGCCAGCCCTGGGACGACGTGGAAGTGCTCACCGGCAAGACCATGGAGCCCACCCCCGGCAAGAAGCACACCATTTTGCTGGGCAAGTGCATCTACCAGGCCCACAAGGACAACCCCAACATCCAGCACATGGTGGCCATCAAGAGCTGCCCGCCCAAGCCCGAACAGATCGTCGAGGCCCTGCACAGCGTTGGCGTCAATGTCGATGAAAATATCTTCAAAAACGCCAATAAGATGCCCGGTTTCTTCATGAATCGCTATAAGGACAAGCCCGAGTTCGAGGAAGCCCACTTCCAGGTGAAATAG
- a CDS encoding ABC transporter ATP-binding protein, which yields MLEVKNIETLYGLIMALRGVSLQLEEHKITAILGSNGAGKSTLIKTIMGMLDDQPDKGTIELDGKRIDRKDTEDIVRMGLAFVPEGREVFNELTVLENLQMGAYTRSSAEAKKDIEWIFTLFPRLKERIKQLAGTLSGGEQQMVAIARALMMHPRILFLDEPSLGLSPLLTKEIFATIKQINQEAGTTILLVEQNANMALSVCHRGYVMENGRFVLDGTPEALMADKDVQEFYLGVKSEVSVKGFQRYKRKKHWR from the coding sequence ATGCTTGAGGTCAAGAACATCGAAACCCTCTATGGCCTGATCATGGCCCTGCGCGGCGTTTCGCTGCAACTGGAAGAGCACAAGATCACGGCCATCCTGGGCTCCAACGGCGCGGGCAAATCCACCCTGATCAAGACGATCATGGGCATGCTCGACGATCAGCCCGACAAGGGCACCATCGAGCTCGACGGCAAGCGCATCGACAGAAAAGACACCGAGGACATCGTGCGCATGGGCCTGGCCTTCGTGCCCGAAGGCCGCGAGGTGTTCAACGAGCTGACCGTCCTGGAAAACCTGCAGATGGGCGCCTACACCCGCTCCAGCGCCGAGGCCAAAAAAGACATCGAGTGGATATTCACGCTCTTTCCCCGGCTCAAGGAGCGCATCAAGCAGCTTGCCGGCACGCTCTCGGGCGGCGAGCAACAGATGGTGGCCATCGCCCGGGCGCTGATGATGCACCCGCGCATCCTGTTCCTCGACGAGCCGTCCCTGGGCCTGAGCCCGCTGCTGACCAAGGAAATCTTCGCCACCATCAAGCAGATCAACCAAGAGGCCGGCACGACCATCCTCTTGGTCGAGCAAAACGCCAACATGGCCCTTTCTGTTTGTCACCGGGGCTATGTCATGGAAAACGGGCGCTTCGTGCTCGACGGCACGCCCGAGGCGCTGATGGCCGACAAGGACGTGCAGGAGTTTTACCTGGGCGTCAAAAGCGAGGTCTCGGTCAAGGGCTTCCAGCGCTACAAGCGCAAAAAACACTGGCGCTGA
- a CDS encoding phosphotransferase family protein, with protein MDLTDSPADVRKGEELDPKVIDQYLRENISGLRGPLEIRQFPGGFSNLTYFVKYGDAEMVLRRPPFGTIPKSGHDMAREYRILRAIHPVFPYAPRPIVFCDDPAVMGCPFYVMERLHGFILRKHPPKGFHMDPKDARRFSERMVEVLYELHCVDYKAIGLGDLGNPDGYVRRQVEGWNARYRKARTPDVPDCEEIMQWLVEKMPPESDRKGIVHNDFKVDNLLLDPNDLTRIVGVLDWEMCTLGDQITDFGHMVAYWVEQGDPEEVHRMRQNCTTLDGMISRAEMIAYYSKLAKVDLSDFDYYYCFGLFRLLVILQQIYYRSYHGQTQDPRFKVLGFGAAVLERACRRVIDRSGL; from the coding sequence ATGGATCTGACCGACAGCCCTGCGGATGTGCGCAAAGGCGAGGAACTCGACCCCAAGGTCATCGACCAATATCTGCGCGAGAACATCTCCGGCCTTCGCGGACCCTTGGAGATCAGGCAGTTTCCCGGAGGTTTCTCCAACCTCACCTATTTCGTCAAATACGGCGACGCCGAGATGGTTCTGCGCCGGCCGCCCTTTGGCACCATCCCCAAGAGCGGCCACGACATGGCCCGCGAATATCGCATTCTGCGGGCGATCCATCCGGTGTTTCCCTACGCGCCGCGGCCGATCGTTTTCTGTGACGACCCGGCGGTGATGGGTTGCCCGTTTTATGTGATGGAGCGCCTGCACGGCTTTATCCTGCGCAAGCACCCGCCCAAGGGTTTCCACATGGACCCCAAGGACGCCCGCCGTTTCAGCGAGCGCATGGTCGAGGTGCTCTACGAGCTGCACTGCGTGGACTACAAGGCCATTGGCCTGGGCGATCTGGGCAACCCCGACGGCTACGTGCGCCGCCAGGTGGAGGGCTGGAACGCCCGCTATCGCAAGGCCCGCACGCCCGACGTGCCCGATTGCGAGGAGATCATGCAGTGGCTGGTGGAGAAAATGCCGCCAGAGTCCGACCGCAAGGGCATCGTGCACAACGATTTCAAGGTCGACAACCTGCTTTTGGACCCCAACGACCTGACGCGCATCGTGGGCGTGTTGGACTGGGAGATGTGCACCCTCGGCGATCAGATCACCGATTTCGGCCACATGGTGGCCTATTGGGTGGAGCAAGGCGACCCGGAGGAAGTGCACCGCATGCGCCAGAACTGCACCACCCTCGACGGCATGATCAGCCGGGCCGAGATGATCGCCTACTACAGCAAGCTGGCCAAGGTGGACCTGAGCGATTTTGACTATTACTATTGCTTTGGCCTGTTCCGCCTGCTAGTAATCCTGCAGCAGATATACTACCGCTCGTATCATGGCCAAACCCAGGATCCGCGCTTCAAAGTGCTGGGTTTTGGGGCGGCGGTTCTGGAAAGGGCTTGCCGAAGGGTCATCGATCGGTCAGGATTGTAA
- a CDS encoding phage major capsid protein yields MSFKIHELREKRAALVAEMRSLTERPEGQGGDLSDGQERRFAEAKAEVAALERQIERQAFLDEADRRAAGVPVAGGDDRLAVECRRVSVLDAIALACDLPGRDVGRIRELQPELAKRAGLPIQGVALPLESMQERRTITTAAPEAGAGGHLIGTDHRPDQFVDLLRDANPLTRLGVRNVQGLVGDVAIPRQIGAATAYWVGEGETITPSDLAFGQIRMSPKIVAAMAGWSRSMVLQATPDIDAIARRDLADRLGRALAMATIKGGGANEPTGVIGTSGLGTVDISGGLTWAKVLEFVEKIELANASAGGWLTTPSMVKALRSAPKEVDGSDVAVSADYLMDGPAALAGYPLVSSNLAPATLGSGGNEHALLFGDWSDVLIGSWGVLDILANPYATGAYEKGLILVRAMLHCDVAIRHAESFVLGRLAVGA; encoded by the coding sequence ATGTCTTTTAAAATCCACGAGTTACGGGAAAAGCGGGCCGCGCTGGTGGCCGAAATGCGGTCGTTGACCGAGCGGCCCGAGGGCCAGGGCGGCGACCTGAGCGACGGCCAGGAGCGGCGCTTTGCCGAGGCCAAGGCCGAGGTGGCCGCCCTGGAGCGTCAGATCGAGCGCCAAGCCTTTCTGGATGAAGCGGACCGCCGGGCGGCTGGCGTGCCGGTGGCTGGCGGTGACGATCGGCTGGCGGTCGAGTGCCGGCGCGTGTCTGTCCTGGACGCCATCGCTCTGGCCTGCGACTTGCCCGGCCGCGACGTCGGCCGGATTCGCGAACTCCAGCCGGAGCTGGCCAAGCGGGCCGGCCTACCCATCCAGGGCGTGGCCTTGCCCCTGGAGTCCATGCAGGAACGGCGCACCATCACCACCGCCGCGCCCGAGGCCGGCGCTGGCGGCCATCTGATCGGGACCGATCACCGGCCGGATCAGTTCGTTGACCTGCTGCGTGACGCCAACCCGCTGACCCGCCTGGGCGTGCGCAACGTCCAGGGGCTGGTGGGCGACGTGGCCATTCCGCGCCAGATCGGCGCGGCCACAGCCTACTGGGTTGGCGAGGGCGAAACGATCACCCCCAGCGACCTGGCTTTCGGCCAGATCAGGATGAGCCCAAAAATAGTGGCCGCCATGGCCGGTTGGTCCCGGTCCATGGTGCTACAGGCCACGCCAGACATTGACGCCATCGCCCGCCGTGACCTTGCTGACCGCCTGGGCCGCGCCCTGGCCATGGCCACCATCAAGGGCGGCGGGGCCAACGAGCCGACGGGCGTTATCGGCACGTCGGGCCTTGGTACCGTGGACATTTCCGGCGGCCTGACCTGGGCCAAGGTGCTGGAGTTCGTGGAAAAAATCGAGCTGGCCAACGCCAGCGCGGGAGGCTGGCTGACCACGCCGAGCATGGTCAAGGCCCTGCGTTCCGCGCCCAAGGAGGTCGACGGTTCCGACGTCGCGGTGTCGGCCGATTACCTGATGGACGGGCCGGCCGCCCTGGCGGGCTATCCGCTGGTGTCGTCCAACCTGGCCCCGGCCACGCTTGGCTCGGGCGGCAACGAGCACGCCCTGCTCTTCGGCGACTGGTCCGACGTCCTGATCGGAAGCTGGGGCGTGCTGGACATTTTGGCCAACCCCTACGCTACCGGTGCCTACGAAAAAGGTCTGATTTTGGTCCGGGCAATGTTGCACTGCGACGTGGCCATCCGCCACGCCGAAAGCTTTGTGCTGGGCCGTTTGGCCGTCGGCGCTTAG
- a CDS encoding ABC transporter ATP-binding protein, giving the protein MPIFEIKNLSMVFGGLTALDNVSLSVEKGSTTAVIGPNGAGKTTLFNCISGLYKPSSGEVVFKGQRLTDKKPHQIANLGVGRTFQNIELFNNMTTLENLMLGRHMHMKTGLWASCTWWRRGSKACRLEIDHRARVERIIDFLDLQSARNRFVGGLPYGTQKVVELGRALATEPELLLLDEPVAGMNLEEKQDLLFWLQDIKDQFGVTLLIIEHDMRVVMEISDKVMVLNYGKPIAYGAPDEVQKNPDVLAAYIGDEQAAAQAGGQHA; this is encoded by the coding sequence ATGCCGATATTCGAAATCAAAAACCTGTCAATGGTTTTCGGCGGTCTGACCGCCTTGGACAACGTCTCGCTCAGCGTCGAAAAGGGTTCGACCACCGCGGTCATCGGCCCCAACGGCGCGGGCAAGACCACCCTGTTCAACTGCATCTCCGGCCTCTACAAGCCCAGCAGCGGCGAGGTCGTCTTCAAAGGCCAGCGGCTCACCGACAAAAAGCCTCACCAAATCGCCAATCTGGGCGTGGGCCGCACCTTCCAGAACATCGAGTTGTTCAACAACATGACCACCCTGGAAAACTTGATGCTGGGCCGCCACATGCACATGAAAACCGGCCTATGGGCCAGCTGCACCTGGTGGCGCCGCGGCTCCAAAGCCTGCCGCCTGGAGATCGACCACCGCGCGCGCGTCGAACGGATCATCGATTTCCTCGACCTGCAATCGGCCCGCAACCGTTTCGTGGGCGGGCTGCCCTATGGCACGCAAAAGGTCGTCGAGCTGGGCCGGGCCCTGGCCACCGAGCCGGAGTTGCTGCTGCTGGACGAGCCCGTGGCCGGCATGAACCTGGAGGAGAAACAAGACCTGCTGTTCTGGCTCCAGGACATCAAGGACCAGTTCGGCGTGACCCTCTTGATCATCGAGCACGACATGCGCGTGGTCATGGAGATCAGCGACAAGGTCATGGTGCTCAACTACGGCAAGCCCATCGCCTATGGCGCGCCCGATGAAGTGCAGAAAAATCCAGATGTGTTGGCGGCTTACATCGGCGACGAACAGGCTGCCGCCCAGGCGGGAGGGCAACATGCTTGA
- a CDS encoding MerR family transcriptional regulator encodes MDERIHMLARLFTEQATEPMFTTADVSSVVGVPAGTIRQWINRRHLETDRPGVGRSMLFSAYDLLKLAGFAELSRLGFQPGRFAQDTADIIESGAAKKILELAGVFGPWREDMIPLYRYLVVFWADSSSGLSWSLNNEPAPPGHDPLDRFRPAAWAAVDCWALALRTLDALDRKIKEAIGE; translated from the coding sequence GTGGACGAACGAATTCATATGTTGGCGCGACTTTTCACCGAACAGGCGACAGAGCCGATGTTCACCACCGCCGACGTGTCATCGGTGGTGGGCGTGCCGGCCGGAACCATCCGGCAGTGGATCAATCGGCGGCACCTGGAAACAGACCGGCCCGGCGTGGGCCGGTCCATGCTGTTTTCGGCGTACGACTTGCTGAAGCTGGCCGGTTTTGCCGAGCTTTCGCGGCTGGGGTTCCAGCCGGGCCGGTTTGCACAAGACACGGCTGACATAATCGAGTCAGGCGCGGCGAAGAAAATCCTTGAGCTGGCTGGTGTTTTTGGCCCTTGGCGCGAGGACATGATTCCGCTGTATCGATATCTTGTTGTTTTCTGGGCCGATTCATCGTCGGGCCTGTCATGGTCTCTCAATAACGAGCCCGCGCCGCCGGGCCATGATCCGCTTGATCGTTTCAGACCCGCCGCGTGGGCGGCGGTTGACTGCTGGGCGCTCGCACTTCGCACGCTGGACGCCCTGGACCGAAAAATCAAGGAGGCCATCGGTGAGTGA
- a CDS encoding HK97 family phage prohead protease yields MKNHEFRSAAEFRATGRRLEGYAAVFDREARIADFTEVVRPGAFADSLAGDVLALVDHDTSRLLARTRSGTLRLAEDSRGLAFSLDLPDTSLGRDVLALAERGDLGGCSFAFTVPAGGETWRGDRRELRRVNLHEISIVAAWPAYDGTTVQARSRCLRLACARRWLETVR; encoded by the coding sequence ATGAAGAACCACGAGTTCAGATCGGCGGCGGAATTTCGGGCCACGGGCCGACGGCTGGAGGGTTACGCGGCGGTGTTCGATCGCGAGGCCCGGATTGCCGACTTCACCGAGGTGGTCCGGCCGGGCGCTTTTGCCGATTCCTTGGCGGGCGACGTCCTGGCGCTGGTCGATCACGACACCAGCCGGCTGCTGGCCCGGACGCGAAGCGGAACCCTGCGCCTGGCGGAAGATTCGCGGGGCTTGGCCTTCAGCCTGGACTTGCCTGACACCAGCCTGGGCCGTGACGTGTTGGCCCTGGCCGAGCGGGGCGACTTGGGCGGTTGCAGCTTCGCATTCACCGTGCCGGCCGGTGGCGAGACCTGGCGCGGCGACCGGCGGGAACTGCGCCGCGTCAACCTGCACGAAATTTCGATCGTGGCGGCCTGGCCGGCCTACGACGGCACCACGGTTCAGGCCCGCTCGCGGTGCCTTCGCCTGGCTTGCGCAAGGCGATGGTTGGAGACTGTCCGATGA
- a CDS encoding phage portal protein, which translates to MSPAALAVDARAAEQIATVTACVELVAGSLGSLPCRVYKQSAAGLAEDEAHPLARMQRSGPNDHQTWPELWGAAVADILLRGSALVEVVRDGGGRLAGLRWWPWGQVAVVVLPGGRVAYDVTDSLGLHGPAGARRRLLGDEVMHLRDRSDDGLIGRSRLSRAAGAVSAALETQNCELFTPTGPRLPAWLKPRASCRQRAGTH; encoded by the coding sequence ATGAGCCCGGCGGCCCTGGCCGTGGACGCTCGGGCGGCTGAGCAAATCGCGACCGTGACCGCCTGCGTGGAGCTGGTCGCGGGCTCCCTGGGCTCGTTGCCGTGCCGCGTCTACAAGCAAAGCGCGGCCGGCCTGGCGGAGGACGAAGCACACCCGCTGGCCCGAATGCAACGGAGCGGCCCCAACGACCACCAGACATGGCCCGAACTCTGGGGCGCGGCGGTGGCCGACATTTTGCTGCGCGGGAGCGCGCTTGTGGAAGTCGTCCGCGACGGGGGCGGTCGGCTGGCCGGTCTGCGCTGGTGGCCCTGGGGCCAAGTCGCCGTGGTGGTTCTGCCCGGCGGCCGCGTGGCCTACGACGTGACAGATTCGTTGGGCCTGCATGGCCCTGCTGGTGCCCGCCGGCGGCTGTTGGGCGATGAAGTCATGCACCTGCGGGACCGCTCCGACGACGGCCTTATCGGTCGGTCGAGGCTCAGCCGGGCCGCCGGGGCGGTGTCGGCCGCCCTGGAAACGCAAAACTGCGAGCTGTTCACGCCAACCGGGCCGCGCCTTCCGGCGTGGTTGAAGCCGAGGGCAAGCTGTCGCCAGAGAGCTGGGACGCACTGA
- a CDS encoding branched-chain amino acid ABC transporter permease, with product MLGQLLVSGIAIGATYALMALAMVIIYKTSEVLNFAQGDMAMLSAFVSYSLLENMGYGFFISFSAAIVFAFLLGAFMEYAFLRRAKNPNVLGMVIITLGLQMIIYGLASWKWGADQKDFPFPVSDFDVHDLGGGVVISDLNLVTMVVAIVLMLALFLFFRYTKAGVAMKATQQNAPVARLMGIRVNRILMMTWGISSVIGAAAAFLIASTDTLDPNLMWTPQLKGFSAAVLGGMTSLVGPVVGGFILGVLENLFGGYVSVEFKSVVAFGVIVLILCVKPSGLFAKHYVRKV from the coding sequence ATGCTCGGCCAGCTCCTAGTCAGTGGAATCGCCATCGGCGCAACCTACGCGCTCATGGCCTTGGCCATGGTCATAATCTACAAAACCAGCGAGGTGCTCAACTTCGCCCAAGGCGACATGGCCATGCTCAGCGCCTTTGTCTCCTATTCCCTGCTCGAAAACATGGGCTATGGCTTTTTCATCTCCTTTTCGGCGGCCATCGTCTTCGCCTTTTTGCTGGGCGCGTTCATGGAGTACGCCTTCCTGCGGCGGGCCAAAAACCCCAATGTCCTGGGCATGGTCATCATCACCCTGGGCCTGCAGATGATCATCTACGGCCTGGCCTCGTGGAAATGGGGCGCCGACCAGAAGGACTTCCCCTTCCCGGTCAGCGACTTCGACGTCCACGACCTGGGCGGCGGCGTGGTGATCAGCGACTTGAACCTGGTGACCATGGTCGTGGCCATCGTCTTGATGCTGGCGCTGTTTCTGTTCTTTCGCTACACCAAGGCCGGCGTGGCCATGAAGGCCACCCAGCAGAACGCCCCGGTGGCGCGCTTGATGGGCATCCGGGTCAACCGCATCCTGATGATGACCTGGGGCATCAGTTCGGTGATCGGCGCGGCGGCGGCCTTCCTGATCGCCTCCACCGACACCCTGGACCCCAACCTGATGTGGACGCCCCAGCTCAAGGGCTTCTCGGCGGCGGTGCTGGGCGGCATGACCTCCTTGGTCGGCCCGGTGGTCGGCGGATTCATCCTGGGCGTGCTGGAAAACCTCTTTGGCGGCTATGTCTCGGTCGAGTTCAAAAGCGTGGTCGCCTTTGGCGTGATCGTCTTGATCCTCTGCGTCAAGCCCAGCGGCTTGTTCGCCAAGCATTACGTGCGCAAGGTTTGA
- a CDS encoding 3-hydroxyacyl-CoA dehydrogenase family protein translates to MINDKVFVIGAGFMGGGIAQVCAQAGCQVWLMDQSSAALQKAQAGMAASLGRLHAKGLVSDAPAAVLARVTDCDDLAPAAEADWVIEVVPESEKLKLAIFAQVDAIAPERAILASNTSSIPITRLAAATKRPQRFVGLHFFGPVPLMKLVEVVRGAQTSEQTMEAATAFCRALGQTPVRVRQDIPGFVMNRIFAAAFAEALKLVDDGVVTPWEADIGMRLGYGWSAGPFEIADNAGLDVHLLVSEFFKSVGEERIKEHSDLVRRMVAQGKLGRKSGEGFYRYDAAGKRLIPQD, encoded by the coding sequence ATGATAAACGACAAAGTCTTCGTCATCGGCGCGGGCTTCATGGGCGGAGGCATCGCCCAGGTCTGCGCCCAGGCCGGTTGCCAGGTGTGGCTGATGGATCAGAGCTCGGCGGCCCTGCAAAAGGCCCAGGCCGGCATGGCCGCCTCGCTGGGGCGGCTGCACGCCAAGGGGCTGGTGAGTGACGCGCCCGCGGCCGTCCTGGCCCGTGTGACTGACTGCGACGACCTGGCCCCGGCCGCCGAGGCCGACTGGGTCATCGAGGTCGTGCCCGAGAGCGAAAAGCTCAAGCTGGCCATCTTTGCCCAGGTCGACGCCATCGCGCCGGAGCGGGCCATTCTGGCCAGCAACACCTCGTCGATCCCCATCACCAGGCTGGCCGCGGCCACCAAGCGGCCACAGCGTTTCGTGGGCCTGCACTTTTTTGGCCCGGTGCCGCTGATGAAGCTGGTGGAGGTGGTGCGCGGCGCGCAAACCAGCGAGCAGACCATGGAGGCGGCCACGGCTTTTTGCCGGGCCCTGGGCCAGACGCCGGTGCGCGTGCGCCAGGACATCCCGGGCTTTGTGATGAACCGCATCTTCGCGGCGGCCTTTGCCGAGGCCCTCAAGCTGGTCGACGATGGCGTGGTCACGCCATGGGAGGCCGACATCGGCATGCGGCTGGGTTATGGCTGGAGCGCCGGTCCTTTTGAGATCGCCGACAACGCCGGCCTGGACGTGCATCTGCTGGTCAGCGAGTTTTTCAAATCGGTGGGCGAGGAGCGCATCAAGGAGCACTCGGACCTGGTGCGGCGCATGGTGGCCCAAGGCAAGCTGGGCCGCAAGAGCGGCGAGGGTTTTTATCGATACGACGCCGCCGGCAAGCGCCTGATTCCCCAAGACTGA
- a CDS encoding PEP-CTERM sorting domain-containing protein — protein sequence MASSALASTIEISYELGYTAKVKVRNNVNQGWKDKEAYTAEFDVTMNGQSGYTGYCVDIFQNASSGVFTDIAQSDFGLEYKRAAYLMDQYAMGLNDDEPVDGYSRKATITALSAAIWEVTHTGMHVGRPDRFDQFTFWYSNTDTWNVNLLYASMINDVMTQDLSNYVFQNTYTVVTNDQLQNLIVATANQSSNTPEPASLVLLGSALGLGGLALRRRRS from the coding sequence ATGGCCTCTTCGGCCCTGGCCTCGACTATCGAAATCAGCTATGAGCTTGGCTACACCGCCAAGGTCAAGGTGCGTAACAACGTCAACCAGGGCTGGAAGGACAAGGAAGCCTACACCGCCGAGTTCGACGTGACCATGAACGGCCAATCGGGCTACACCGGCTATTGCGTCGATATCTTCCAAAACGCCTCCAGCGGCGTTTTCACCGATATCGCCCAGTCCGACTTCGGCCTGGAATACAAGCGCGCCGCCTATCTGATGGACCAATACGCCATGGGCCTCAACGACGACGAGCCCGTGGATGGCTATTCGCGCAAGGCCACCATCACCGCCCTGTCGGCGGCGATCTGGGAGGTAACCCACACTGGCATGCACGTGGGCCGGCCCGACCGGTTCGACCAGTTCACCTTCTGGTACTCCAACACCGACACCTGGAACGTAAACCTGCTCTACGCGTCCATGATCAACGACGTCATGACCCAGGATCTGAGCAACTACGTCTTCCAGAACACCTACACCGTGGTGACCAACGATCAGTTGCAGAACCTGATCGTGGCCACGGCCAACCAGAGCAGCAACACCCCCGAGCCGGCCAGCCTGGTGCTGCTGGGCTCGGCCCTGGGCCTGGGCGGCTTGGCCCTGCGCCGTCGCCGGAGCTGA
- a CDS encoding branched-chain amino acid ABC transporter permease codes for MEMKRDYYEDLRLLDSGAQWFWFIALIVALGVFPLFGDSYQIYTVNQMAINVIVALGLNLLVGYTGQISLGHAGFFAIGAYGTLVMMIKLGLPFVVALPLAGLLSALFGFLLGLPALRLEGPYLAIATLGFGLTITQILGRIEYFGGHMGIQAPPLEIFGWTATSDAARYAVIMPIAVIMALAMRNLIKTRVGRAFVAIRDSEIAAECIGVNITYYKTLAFAVSAFFTGIAGGLMAFVLGFINPHTFNLMTSVLFLSMVVVGGLGSILGSVMGAVLITYLGQELAQISELPVIGHALMELSQQFLSINGLPNVQFVIFGLIMVLIVIFEPLGLYGFWIRTKIYWRTWPF; via the coding sequence ATGGAAATGAAACGTGACTACTACGAGGATTTACGCCTTTTGGACAGCGGCGCGCAATGGTTTTGGTTCATTGCCCTCATCGTGGCCCTGGGCGTGTTTCCATTGTTCGGCGATTCGTATCAAATCTATACGGTCAACCAGATGGCCATCAACGTCATCGTAGCCCTGGGCCTGAATCTGCTGGTGGGCTACACCGGCCAGATCAGTCTGGGCCACGCCGGCTTTTTCGCCATTGGCGCCTACGGCACGCTGGTGATGATGATCAAGCTGGGCCTGCCCTTTGTGGTGGCCCTGCCCCTGGCCGGCCTGCTGTCGGCGTTGTTCGGCTTTTTGCTGGGCCTGCCGGCCCTCAGGCTGGAAGGGCCCTATCTGGCCATCGCCACCCTGGGCTTTGGCCTGACCATCACCCAGATCCTGGGCCGCATCGAATACTTTGGCGGGCACATGGGCATCCAGGCCCCGCCGTTGGAGATATTCGGTTGGACGGCCACATCCGACGCCGCGCGCTACGCCGTGATCATGCCCATCGCCGTGATCATGGCCCTGGCCATGCGCAACCTGATCAAGACCAGGGTCGGCCGGGCCTTCGTGGCCATCCGCGACAGCGAGATCGCCGCCGAGTGCATCGGCGTCAACATCACCTACTACAAAACCCTGGCCTTCGCCGTCAGCGCCTTCTTCACCGGCATCGCCGGCGGCCTGATGGCCTTCGTGTTGGGCTTCATCAACCCCCACACCTTCAACCTGATGACCTCGGTGCTGTTTTTGTCCATGGTCGTCGTCGGCGGCCTGGGCTCGATCCTTGGTTCGGTGATGGGCGCGGTTCTCATCACCTATCTGGGGCAGGAGTTGGCCCAGATCAGCGAGCTGCCGGTCATCGGCCACGCCCTGATGGAGCTGAGCCAGCAATTTTTGTCCATCAACGGCCTGCCCAACGTGCAGTTCGTGATCTTCGGCCTGATCATGGTGCTGATCGTCATCTTCGAGCCGCTGGGGCTTTACGGTTTCTGGATCAGAACCAAAATCTACTGGCGCACCTGGCCGTTTTAA